A DNA window from Drosophila biarmipes strain raj3 chromosome 2R, RU_DBia_V1.1, whole genome shotgun sequence contains the following coding sequences:
- the LOC108029703 gene encoding sister chromatid cohesion protein DCC1: protein MESMEVDENAPQLYIRTPEDVKVIVKQAKLDERQLTQLTQALYFPSADVDSDNLRLLELDGHMLEQIRDGQTLYFKGGQNEKVVLCTDERTYDVKGAEISNSLLLVPDLKFAAATSTSPLKSPRTGNANASLERSLNDSTEDELEVPRTLEQRPVLKVFHEYFECREIKPRFRKLGELLQLTRYSGPENEFCVEQKLLFTFSQLLDTVQCSRAQFLEGLNNYRAMELDGRMRVMEYEYEYRIISMMLGVISENSWPLDEVEREETINALKGIAPEEVVAGLFDIYTTPSERCPGKFEYQEELVSRIVAQNILQPGLRFRNEEFMRTWQEALPEGMSCQLKYLRGLGICDKEGAQPCIRSLAEEQLPPNINDRMKALFKTKQRWTMEEMEPYIECFTTPTLSVSTLLAKHARSLTDGGLRYFVSKH from the exons ATGGAATCCATGGAGGTGGATGAAAATGCTCCCCAACT CTACATACGCACACCGGAGGATGTGAAAGTCATTGTGAAACAGGCAAAATTGGACGAGCGCCAACTGACCCAACTCACCCAGGCGCTCTACTTCCCCTCGGCGGACGTGGACTCTGATAATCTGCGCCTCCTGGAGCTGGACGGGCACATGCTGGAGCAGATCCGCGACGGCCAGACGCTTTACTTCAAGGGCGGCCAGAATGAGAAGGTGGTGCTCTGCACCGACGAGCGAACCTACGACGTGAAGGGCGCCGAGATCTCCAACAGCCTGCTGTTGGTTCCGGACCTGAAGTTCGCCGCCGCCACCAGTACCTCTCCGTTGAAGAGTCCGCGAACGGGTAACGCGAACGCCTCCCTAGAGCGAAGCCTAAACGACAGCACGGAGGATGAACTGGAGGTGCCACGAACCCTGGAGCAGCGCCCGGTGCTAAAGGTGTTTCACGAGTACTTTGAGTGTCGCGAGATCAAACCGCGCTTTCGCAAGCTGGGTGAACTGCTTCAACTAACGAGGTATTCTGGCCCGGAGAACGAATTCTGTGTGGAGCAGAAACTGCTCTTTACCTTCTCCCAACTCCTGGACACGGTGCAGTGCAGCCGCGCGCAGTTCTTGGAGGGATTGAACAATTATCGAGCCATGGAACTGGACGGCCGAATGCGCGTCATGGAGTACGAGTACGAGTATCGGATTATTAGCATGATGCTGGGAGTGATTAGCGAAAACTCTTGGCCACTGGACGAAGTGGAGAGGGAGGAAACTATCAACGCGCTGAAGGGTATTGCTCCTGAGGAAGTCGTAGCTGGGCTTTTTGATATATATACCACTCCAAGCGAACGTTGTCCGGGCAAGTTTGAGTACCAGGAAGAACTGGTCTCCCGGATCGTGGCACAAAACATTCTGCAGCCTGGCCTGAGGTTTCGCAACGAGGAGTTTATGCGTACTTGGCAGGAGGCGCTGCCGGAGGGCATGTCCTGCCAGTTAAAGTACCTTCGGGGCCTGGGCATCTGCGATAAGGAGGGCGCTCAGCCGTGCATCCGATCGCTGGCCGAGGAGCAGTTGCCCCCCAACATCAACGATCGCATGAAGGCCTTGTTCAAGACTAAGCAAAGGTGGACAATGGAGGAAATGGAGCCTTACATTGA ATGTTTTACTACCCCCACGCTATCCGTATCCACGCTGCTGGCGAAGCATGCTCGCTCACTAACAGATGGAGGTTTGCGGTACTTTGTCTCGAAGCATTGA
- the LOC108029729 gene encoding putative sodium-dependent multivitamin transporter, which produces MPVGTFDAWDTAVLISILVVSALIGIYYRFAGGQQKTTQEYLMADQSMTTFPVSFSLMASFMSAISLMGVSNESYEFGTMFCVINISYILSTPIAANIFLPVFYRMRTTSVYEYLERRFGQTTRLSASLAFTVQMVLYMGIALYAPALALEAVTNIPRSWAIVVIGLVCTFYSTLGGLKAVLITDVFQSFLMFAAIFSVIAVSAIKAGGFAAIWEVAVERGRIQFDEFSLDPTVRHTWWSLIIGGMVTYLSLYGVNQTQVQRLLSVHNLKSAQSALWWNLPILGMLSFSTIFSGLAIFYYYRDCDPVLEGRIEKRDQVMPLFALDTMGQYPGLCGLFVSGIFSASLSTISSAVTSLSAVTLEDYLKPLYKAIFKRTLVDSKSTLPTKIVACIFGLLCVGLAFVAGSMGGVLQASLTIFGVVGGPLLAIFTLGVCTTRTNQRGVLLGFLVSLIISFWMGFGGPKPKPITMEFSTAGCENATALLAHAIELSANSSPVVIEPHYFWLYRISYLWLSVIGFIIAVAVGYGSSIVLVHFGWAENAEIYVDKFQRELDYDLFAPMLSRRWRRQAEQKKQTAEDETLTKLTQQ; this is translated from the exons ATGCCCGTGGGTACCTTTGACGCCTGGGACACGGCTGTCCTGATCAGCATCCTGGTCGTTTCGGCCCTTATCGGCATTTACTACCGCTTTGCGGGCGGCCAGCAGAAGACCACGCAGGAGTACCTGATGGCGGACCAGAGCATGACCACCTTCCCGGTCTCCTTCAGCCTGATGGCCAGCTTCATGTCCGCCATCTCCCTGATGGGCGTCTCCAACGAGTCCTACGAGTTCGGAACAATGTTCTGCGTGATCAACATATCCTATATTCTGAGCACGCCCATCGCCGCCAACATCTTTTTGCCGGTTTTCTATAGGATGCGGACGACCAGTGTGTACGAGTACTTGGAGCGGCGCTTCGGCCAAACCACCCGGCTGTCCGCCTCCCTGGCGTTCACCGTGCAAATGGTGCTCTACATGGGCATTGCCCTCTATGCCCCGGCTCTCGCTTTGGAGGCGGTGACAAACATCCCGCGCTCATGGGCCATTGTGGTCATTGGACTGGTGTGCACCTTCTATTCCACACTGGGCGGCCTGAAGGCGGTGCTCATCACGGATGTGTTTCAGTCCTTCCTCATGTTCGCCGCCATCTTCTCGGTGATCGCTGTCTCGGCCATTAAAGCGGGCGGATTCGCTGCTATCTGGGAGGTGGCCGTGGAGCGAGGCCGTATCCAGTTCGATGAATTCTCCCTGGACCCCACCGTGAGGCACACCTGGTGGTCTCTTATCATTGGCGGCATGGTCACCTACTTATCGCTGTACGGAGTGAATCAAACACAGGTCCAGCGGCTGTTGAGTGTCCACAATTTGAAGAGTGCTCAGTCGGCGCTCTGGTGGAATCTGCCCATTCTGGGAATGCTTAGCTTTAGCACAATTTTCAGTGGCCTGGCTATCTTTTACTATTATCGCGACTGTGACCCGGTGCTCGAGGGACGCATCGAAAAGCGTGATCAGGTCATGCCACTTTTCGCACTGGACACTATGG GTCAATACCCTGGATTGTGCGGCCTCTTTGTTTCGGGCATATTCTCCGCCAGTCTCTCCACGATTTCGTCGGCTGTTACCTCACTTTCTGCCGTAACGCTGGAGGACTACCTGAAGCCCTTGTACAAGGCGATATTTAAGCGGACGCTAGTCGACTCCAAGTCCACATTGCCCACTAAGATTGTGGCCTGCATTTTTGGGCTGCTCTGCGTCGGATTGGCGTTTGTGGCTGGCTCCATGGGCGGTGTTCTTCAAGCCTCGCTCACTATCTTCGGAGTCGTGGGTGGACCTCTGCTGGCCATCTTTACCCTGGGAGTTTGTACCACGCGAACCAATCAACGAGGTGTGCTGCTGGGATTCCTCGTTTCGCTTATAATTTCATTCTGGATGGGCTTCGGCGGACCCAAGCCAAAGCCCATAACCATGGAGTTCAGCACGGCCGGCTGTGAGAACGCCACTGCTCTACTAGCACATGCCATTGAACTTAGCGCAAATAGCAGCCCAGTGGTCATCGAACCTCACTACTTTTGGTTATATCGAATTTCCTACTTGTGGCTAAGTGTGATCGGATTTATCATCGCTGTGGCCGTCGGCTACGGCAGCAGTATTGTGCTCGTGCACTTTGGATGGGCAGAAAACGCCGAAATCTATGTGGACAAGTTCCAGAGGGAACTGGACTACGACCTATTCGCGCCCATGCTTTCTCGTCGCTGGCGACGCCAAGctgaacaaaaaaaacaaacggCCGAGGACGAAACGCTCACCAAGCTAACTCAGCAGTAG